The sequence GGGGATAGTGGCGTGTTCGTTAGGAAGATCGGGCAAGTCAAAGGCGATCTGCAACGAGAGCGAAGCTGCACTCTTGAGGGTGGCGCCCTTTGCCGAAGGAAAGTACATGACCCGCATTTCCCGGCTGCGATTGGGCGCGGGAGGGACGGAGGAGGAACTGACCGGGCAGACGGGATCGACGAGAACCGCCCAAGGGGCGGCGGGGGGGCCGGGCGGGGCCTGGGGCGGAGATTGGGCTACGCTCCTGAACGCGCAGCCCACAAGCAGCAATAGGACGCAGACACGAATGGGCACCGAGCACCTCCCTGGTCCGGGGCCCTGAAGGATGAAGTGTACACCAGCAAAGAACGTTCGGGTGGGGCAGCGCCCGCCGTCGGGGATGACCCTTTCAATCATTCCGACTTGAGTGAACACGCACTCCCAGGGTCCGCTGCCCAGCAAAGTGGATGACGGAAGGCGGGGGTACAGGGTAATCTGAAAGGTCTGAAAGGTCGGTTCTCACGGTTCTTATGCCCGACAACTCCTTTGACATCGTCAGCAAGGTGGACCTGCAGGAGGTCTCCAACGCCATCCAGCAGGCGCTCAAGGAAGTGCACACCCGCTTCGACCTGAAGGATTCGAAGTCGGAGATCGCGCTGGAAGGCAAAGAGGCGGTGGTGGTCAGCTCCATCGACGAGTTCAAGCTCAAGGCGGTGAACGACGTGCTGCAGCAGAAGCTGGTGAAGCGCGGGGTGCCGCTCAAGGCGCTGACCTACAGTCCGGTGGAGAAGGCCTTCGGGGGGACAGCGCGGCTGCGCATCACCATGCAGCAGG is a genomic window of Terriglobales bacterium containing:
- a CDS encoding YajQ family cyclic di-GMP-binding protein; amino-acid sequence: MPDNSFDIVSKVDLQEVSNAIQQALKEVHTRFDLKDSKSEIALEGKEAVVVSSIDEFKLKAVNDVLQQKLVKRGVPLKALTYSPVEKAFGGTARLRITMQQGIPIEKAREIVKLIKNSKKKVQAAIQGDLVRVTGRDRDTLQEIIALLRQTDFGIDMQFVNYRSQ